The Montipora foliosa isolate CH-2021 chromosome 1, ASM3666993v2, whole genome shotgun sequence genome has a window encoding:
- the LOC138000677 gene encoding uncharacterized protein: protein MEREDLETTRYDSHPSINFTMELAANGTLPFLGVEIVKHMSRLETKVYKKPTDTGLLLHYQSHVDVRYKQSLLKTMLNRAFKLSSSWQLFHLECERLKETFSRLHYPVPLLQSAIRDFVTAKVSGDVRSKQTCDDKKAPVRIILPFKDQRSANSVRRQLGELSRKIGKDIHPVYTSRKIGSNIKPKESKPPIVNQQCVVYHFKCDLCDADYVGYTCRHLYQRIEEHKGSAIRKHVRDQHGRDPRDISRSFKILRKCQSKFDCLIYEMLFIKELKPTLNTQSDSIRAKLFL, encoded by the exons ATGGAGCGAGAGG ATCTTGAAACTACGAGATATGACAGCCATCCTTCAATTAACTTCACCATGGAACTAGCCGCAAACGGCACACTTCCCTTTCTGGGGGTGGAAATCGTGAAACACATGTCCCGCCTGGAGACAAAGGTGTATAAAAAGCCAACAGATACTGGATTATTACTACATTATCAAAGTCATGTCGATGTGCGATATAAACAGTCACTGCTAAAAACAATGCTGAATCGTGCTTTTAAGCTCTCTTCGAGCTGGCAACTGTTCCATCTAGAATGTGAACGTCTCAAGGAGACTTTCTCTCGGCTTCATTACCCAGTCCCACTCTTACAATCAGCAATCAGAGATTTTGTTACTGCAAAAGTTTCAGGGGATGTAAGATCCAAACAGACCTGTGACGATAAGAAAGCACCTGTGAGAATAATATTACCATTTAAGGACCAGAGATCAGCGAATTCTGTGCGAAGACAACTTGGAGAATTAAGTCGCAAAATCGGAAAAGATATCCATCCCGTGTACACAAGCCGAAAGATCGGATCTAACATCAAgccaaaagaaagcaaaccccctattgttaaccaacaatgtgttgtttaccatttcaagtgtgatctgtgcgatgcgGATTATGTCGGCTACACATGCCGACACCTGTATCAACGCATTGAAGAACATAAGGGATCTGCTATCAGGAAACACGTCAGAGATCAACATGGGAGGGACCCAAGGGACATATCTCGTAGTTTCAAGATCTTACGgaagtgccagagcaaatttgactgcttaatttatgagatgctttttataaaagaactaaagccaactttgaacacgcagtctgactccatccgtgcaaagttatttttatag